In Pedosphaera parvula Ellin514, the sequence ACCTTTCGTGCGCATTGCCATTGTGGATACTCCCTTTCAAATGAATCATCCGGATCTCGCTCCAAACACAGTGGCTGGTTGGGACGTAGTCAACAATGTCCCCGTAACCTCGAGTGCTGGCAGCGATCATTCCACCATTTCTGCCGGGATGGCTGCTGCGGTGATCGGAAACCATTTGGGTATCGCCGGAGCAGGGAACTGCACAATCCTCCCGATTAACATCAATGGCGCTGCCAGTGAAATGTATAATGCCACCATCTGGGCAGCCGACCACAATGTTCGCGTGGTCAATATAAGCTGGAGTGGCGCCGACAGTGATACCGTCGAAGCCGGTGCCTTCTATTTGAAAACGCACGCACGAGGCATTCTCGCCATGCCCGGGGTGAATGGTTTTGGTTTTCTAAACTACACCAATCAGCCGGACATCTACTGCATCTCAATGACCGACGCGGCAGATAATGTAACCGGATCGAAATTTGGCAATCACATCGATTTCGCCGCACCCGGCGTTAACATTTTCTCCACCACTACCAACAGTGGTTATGTTACTGCCACCGGGACAAGTTACGCCACTCCACTCTTCTCTGGAATCGTCGGTGTCCTCATGAGCATCAATCCCACCCTGAGCCCTAATGAAATTATTGATGTTCTTAAGACGACCGCAGTTGATAAAGGCGAAACTGGTTGGGACCAATTTTACGGTTGGGGACGTGTTGACTTTGGAGCGGCGGCAACCGCCGCGGCCTCTTCACTGCCCAGGATTCTAAGTGTTCAACCGGCCAACAACCAAATCATGGTATCCGCGGACTATAAATCCGGACTTGTTTACTCCTTGTGGAAAACCACCAGCCTTTCCCCCGTGAACTGGATTCAACTTACGAATTCCTTTCAAACCAATGCAAGTTCCATCGCCTGGCTCGATACTTACTCCGGCACCAATTCAGCTTTCTACCGCGTGCAGGCAGCCCTTCCGTAGTTTGGTGGGGATTCAGTGCGCACTACTCCTTTCGGCCCATAGTAACTTGCTGCGCATTTCTGGTAGTTTTTAAATCACGAAGTTGGTTTACGCACAGGAATCTGCGATTGTGAAAAGTCTCAGCGATGGTTTGCAGGCACTTTCAATACGTTCGCGAATTGGATACATGCTATTAGCTGTACTTTAGCCGACCCGCTTTGAATCGGATTAACTGTTAGCTCAAAATTACGGTCGGGAAGCGCGCAATTAAGTTTTTTAATTGACACCTCTTGAGCCGAGTTATTATACCAAGAATTCGCGTATGCCTCGTGCGTGTGTCTTCTCGAACAACGAAGGTCGCTCAATATCAGTCAAGGTCCTTTTAATACATGCATTTTTTAAAACGATATATTTTGTCGTTGGTGATTTGTTCTCTCTGCAACGGCATGCTGCAAGCAGCCAGCTTCACCTGGACCGGATCAACTTCAACCGATTGGTTCAACACCAATAACTGGAATCCCAAAGCCATTCCTGGACCTGCCGATACCGCTGTCATCAATAGCGGCACGGTGA encodes:
- a CDS encoding S8 family serine peptidase; this encodes MNHHETSRDNIASHGTHPSSLSTIGLVPNHPLQKESAKHSFTQLDYTTPANRQRPASLPIPGRRIPSAIPFAQLTSPQLPGQAVPLPEANTLAHINFQKGDFGILKASNGETIRFNPEMILVKFRDLNHVAALHVEPMREWDAVQIVRQRTDVQFAELDVFQQRQFTPNDPALSNQWHHQIIGSSFAWEKSLGQPFVRIAIVDTPFQMNHPDLAPNTVAGWDVVNNVPVTSSAGSDHSTISAGMAAAVIGNHLGIAGAGNCTILPININGAASEMYNATIWAADHNVRVVNISWSGADSDTVEAGAFYLKTHARGILAMPGVNGFGFLNYTNQPDIYCISMTDAADNVTGSKFGNHIDFAAPGVNIFSTTTNSGYVTATGTSYATPLFSGIVGVLMSINPTLSPNEIIDVLKTTAVDKGETGWDQFYGWGRVDFGAAATAAASSLPRILSVQPANNQIMVSADYKSGLVYSLWKTTSLSPVNWIQLTNSFQTNASSIAWLDTYSGTNSAFYRVQAALP